A DNA window from Desulfurobacterium atlanticum contains the following coding sequences:
- a CDS encoding HD family phosphohydrolase encodes MKSKGIKEFLIELTEKVSLPILAVVLSAFITFIMLPVGFGSIPKLKVKEISPVDIRSPANLIVEDKKATEKKIETALKQLKPVFKVDPQAFSSIKETVLKKFYTSQAENSTDKTGSSVKPEFIIDLLERYYSVGVIDDKTFEKFKGKTVKVVNPLTSTSTEKNISSFYTVSKVKKRISAELRNFYGRKKGKEIYTFIEPLIVPNIKYSEKATFKARERILKQVKPVLYEIKKGELIVKKGSRLTEEDVQKINAIRKLKDSNKTANRYISIFLISLIMFYIVYRLYFIVSPTAAKDVKNITFSYVVITLDVFLIRFFTFLAKLMAEAMNIPVKEGLIYIPVITSVIFVSLFLNKKVAFIHSIPVSILPSFILSKPHFFIIPVVAGSVFSCLDSRSYQDRNVIYKSSFLAGLGIAVFQILLLIYSNGLVFKREFIFYPILAILGSLIASVIVIGLLPLFGSIFKFTTDMVYMELINLNHPLLRKLVLKAPGTYSHSVMVSTLAEAAAETIGANSLLAKAGGLFHDIGKLKNPQAFVENQQNGINIHETIPPEKSAAILKSHVEYGVELGKKYNLPQPIIDIIKQHHGTKLMKYFYAKAKEQKKEIDEKVFRYPGPKPQFKEAGIVMLADTIEAAVKSVRDKKDVDIDKLVHKLIMEDVEDGQLNQSGLSLKEIALIEKVFKKVLSGIYHNRVEYPDNSSEKAQNQ; translated from the coding sequence ATGAAGAGTAAGGGAATCAAAGAATTTCTAATAGAATTAACAGAAAAAGTCAGTTTACCTATACTGGCGGTGGTGCTTTCAGCTTTTATCACTTTTATCATGCTTCCCGTAGGATTTGGCAGCATTCCAAAATTAAAAGTTAAAGAGATATCTCCTGTTGATATCCGCTCCCCGGCAAATCTTATTGTTGAAGATAAAAAAGCTACAGAAAAGAAGATTGAAACCGCTTTAAAACAGCTGAAACCTGTATTTAAAGTTGACCCTCAGGCGTTTTCTTCAATCAAAGAAACCGTTCTTAAAAAGTTTTACACATCCCAAGCAGAAAACTCAACAGATAAAACCGGCAGCAGCGTAAAACCAGAATTTATAATAGACCTTCTTGAAAGATACTACTCAGTCGGCGTAATTGATGATAAAACTTTTGAAAAGTTTAAAGGGAAAACCGTTAAAGTTGTAAACCCGCTTACTTCAACCTCAACAGAAAAAAATATCTCATCTTTTTACACCGTTTCAAAAGTTAAAAAAAGAATATCCGCAGAACTGAGAAACTTTTACGGAAGGAAAAAGGGTAAAGAGATATACACATTTATAGAACCGCTTATCGTTCCAAACATTAAATACAGTGAAAAAGCTACTTTCAAAGCAAGGGAGAGAATTTTAAAGCAGGTAAAACCTGTTTTGTATGAAATAAAGAAGGGAGAACTGATAGTAAAAAAAGGAAGCCGACTTACTGAAGAAGATGTCCAGAAAATAAACGCTATAAGAAAACTAAAAGACAGCAACAAAACGGCAAACAGATACATTTCCATTTTTCTCATATCTTTAATAATGTTTTACATAGTTTACCGTCTCTATTTCATCGTAAGCCCTACCGCAGCCAAAGATGTTAAAAACATAACGTTTTCATACGTTGTGATAACTCTTGATGTTTTCCTTATAAGATTTTTCACATTTCTTGCAAAGCTTATGGCTGAAGCTATGAACATACCTGTTAAGGAAGGATTGATATATATTCCCGTAATAACTTCTGTGATTTTTGTTTCTCTTTTCCTGAACAAAAAAGTTGCTTTTATCCACTCAATCCCGGTATCCATTCTTCCATCATTTATTTTGTCAAAACCGCACTTTTTTATAATTCCTGTTGTTGCAGGCTCTGTGTTTTCCTGTCTTGACTCAAGAAGTTATCAGGATAGAAACGTTATCTACAAAAGCAGTTTCCTTGCAGGCCTTGGAATAGCTGTTTTCCAGATTCTTCTGCTTATATACTCAAACGGGCTTGTATTTAAAAGAGAATTTATCTTCTATCCGATTCTTGCAATTCTTGGTTCGTTAATAGCTTCTGTCATAGTTATAGGACTTCTCCCGCTTTTTGGCTCCATCTTCAAATTTACAACAGATATGGTTTACATGGAACTTATCAACTTAAACCATCCACTTTTAAGAAAACTTGTTCTAAAAGCTCCTGGAACTTACAGCCACTCTGTAATGGTAAGCACCCTTGCAGAAGCAGCGGCTGAAACAATAGGAGCAAACTCTCTCCTTGCCAAAGCAGGAGGCCTCTTCCACGATATAGGAAAGCTTAAAAATCCTCAGGCTTTTGTGGAAAATCAGCAGAACGGAATAAACATTCACGAAACCATACCACCTGAAAAAAGTGCAGCAATCCTGAAATCCCATGTTGAATACGGAGTGGAACTGGGAAAAAAATACAACCTACCGCAGCCCATAATAGACATCATAAAACAGCACCACGGAACAAAGCTTATGAAGTATTTTTACGCAAAAGCTAAAGAACAGAAAAAAGAGATTGATGAGAAAGTTTTCCGCTACCCGGGACCGAAACCGCAATTTAAGGAAGCAGGGATAGTTATGCTTGCAGACACTATAGAAGCGGCAGTTAAATCAGTAAGAGATAAAAAAGATGTTGATATAGATAAACTTGTTCATAAACTGATAATGGAAGATGTTGAAGACGGTCAGCTGAATCAGAGCGGTTTAAGTCTTAAAGAGATAGCACTTATAGAAAAAGTGTTTAAGAAAGTTTTATCAGGTATCTATCACAACAGAGTTGAATATCCTGACAACTCTTCTGAAAAAGCCCAGAACCAGTAA
- a CDS encoding PhoH family protein translates to MIKISLELTPEEFYTLVGHGEENLKKIAKILNVDIGSRGTDIIVKGTKDKEVKLQKFFKDIEDLFHSGYSLSKSDVQMYINQLERDADSVVVKDDTIVTTYRGKKITAKTPTQRKYINAIRKNTIVFGIGPAGTGKTYLAVAAAVAAFKKGQVNKLILTRPAVEAGEKLGFLPGTLQEKIDPYLKPLYDALFEMIEPDKVNLLIERNIIEIAPLAYMRGRTLNDAFIILDEAQNTTREQMKMFLTRLGFNSKVVITGDITQIDLPKKRDSGLVEATKILREIDGIEIIEFKRDDVVRHKLVQEIIKAYEENEE, encoded by the coding sequence TTGATAAAGATATCTCTTGAATTAACACCGGAAGAGTTTTACACCCTTGTAGGACACGGTGAAGAAAACCTTAAAAAGATAGCGAAAATTCTAAACGTTGATATCGGCTCACGAGGAACGGACATAATAGTTAAAGGAACTAAAGATAAAGAAGTTAAACTGCAGAAATTCTTTAAAGATATTGAAGATCTCTTTCACTCCGGCTACTCCCTTTCAAAAAGCGATGTTCAGATGTATATCAACCAGCTTGAAAGAGATGCCGATTCTGTTGTTGTTAAAGATGATACGATAGTTACAACATACAGAGGAAAAAAGATAACGGCAAAAACACCCACTCAGAGAAAATACATAAACGCAATTAGAAAGAACACAATTGTTTTCGGAATTGGGCCTGCTGGAACCGGAAAAACTTACCTTGCAGTTGCAGCAGCAGTCGCAGCTTTCAAGAAAGGGCAGGTGAACAAACTTATACTTACAAGACCAGCCGTTGAAGCCGGGGAAAAACTCGGCTTTTTACCGGGAACTCTTCAGGAAAAGATAGACCCTTATCTGAAACCGCTTTACGATGCCCTTTTTGAGATGATAGAACCTGACAAAGTCAATCTTCTGATTGAAAGAAACATTATTGAAATAGCCCCTCTTGCCTATATGCGGGGAAGAACCTTAAACGATGCTTTTATAATCCTTGATGAAGCTCAAAACACAACAAGAGAACAGATGAAAATGTTTTTAACACGTCTTGGATTTAACTCAAAAGTTGTGATAACAGGAGATATAACTCAGATTGATCTTCCGAAAAAGAGAGATTCTGGGCTTGTTGAAGCAACAAAGATTTTAAGAGAAATAGACGGCATAGAGATTATTGAATTTAAAAGAGATGATGTTGTAAGACATAAACTTGTTCAGGAAATCATAAAGGCTTATGAGGAAAATGAAGAGTAA
- the ychF gene encoding redox-regulated ATPase YchF — MGFNCGIVGLPNVGKSTLFNALTNSAKAAAANFPFCTIEPNVGVVEVPDERLQKIAEIVNPKRIVPTTIEFVDIAGLVKGASKGEGLGNQFLGNIRSVDAIAHVVRCFEDPNVVHVDGGVNPIRDIETINMELIFKDLETVEKRLQKVSKQAKSGDKAARKEVEILTKLKEILENGERIYPHMEEFGEDEIKLVKELGLLTAKPVLYITNVDEEGLLEDNDYVKQVKEFAAKEKAPVVKICAKIESELSELDAEEKEEFLKELGLKEPGLNSVIREGYKLLDLITYFTAGEQEVRAWTIKKGTKAPQAAGKIHSDIERGFIRAEVVSYEDLIREGSMQKCKEKGLVRLEGKDYVVQDGDIIYFRFNV, encoded by the coding sequence ATGGGTTTTAACTGTGGAATAGTGGGACTTCCAAATGTTGGAAAATCAACTCTTTTTAACGCACTGACAAACTCTGCGAAGGCAGCTGCTGCCAATTTTCCCTTTTGCACCATTGAACCGAACGTAGGAGTGGTTGAAGTTCCAGATGAAAGATTGCAGAAAATAGCCGAAATAGTAAATCCTAAAAGAATAGTTCCCACAACTATAGAGTTTGTGGATATTGCAGGCCTTGTAAAAGGGGCAAGTAAAGGAGAAGGGCTTGGTAATCAGTTTTTGGGGAATATAAGAAGTGTTGATGCGATAGCTCATGTTGTTAGATGTTTTGAAGATCCGAATGTTGTTCATGTTGACGGTGGTGTTAATCCAATTAGGGATATTGAAACCATAAATATGGAGCTGATTTTTAAAGACCTTGAAACTGTTGAGAAGAGGCTTCAAAAGGTCTCAAAGCAGGCTAAGTCGGGAGATAAGGCTGCAAGAAAAGAAGTTGAAATTTTGACGAAGCTTAAAGAGATACTTGAAAACGGAGAAAGAATTTATCCGCATATGGAAGAGTTTGGAGAGGATGAGATAAAACTTGTGAAAGAGCTTGGGCTTCTCACGGCAAAGCCGGTTCTTTACATAACAAACGTTGATGAGGAAGGTCTGCTTGAAGATAACGATTATGTTAAGCAGGTAAAAGAGTTTGCGGCAAAAGAGAAAGCTCCTGTTGTGAAGATATGTGCAAAAATTGAGTCTGAGCTTTCTGAGCTTGATGCTGAAGAAAAGGAGGAGTTTCTAAAGGAACTTGGCCTTAAAGAACCGGGGCTTAACAGTGTAATAAGAGAAGGATACAAACTTCTTGATCTTATAACCTACTTTACAGCTGGAGAGCAGGAAGTAAGGGCATGGACAATAAAAAAGGGAACAAAAGCTCCGCAAGCTGCAGGTAAGATTCACTCTGACATAGAGAGAGGTTTTATAAGGGCTGAAGTGGTGAGCTATGAAGACCTTATTAGAGAAGGTTCTATGCAGAAATGCAAGGAGAAGGGACTTGTAAGACTTGAAGGTAAGGATTATGTGGTTCAGGACGGTGATATTATCTACTTTAGATTTAATGTGTAG
- the thiL gene encoding thiamine-phosphate kinase, whose product MKEFELIEKITAIFPQKADIGIGDDTAAVKTDNGYLLFTVDTITANTHYRKSWEKKFKKLYFSLGWKLLAISVSDVASMGGVPEFALLSFCLEKNFSQEKVLELSKGLSKAASRYGVSIIGGDTVKGDSEVFSLTLTGKAYALMTRDCAVPGDLVGVIGTPGDAAGGLYLIENRNPPFSEEEERLLKKFFFPEPSPETGKLLVKIGVKCCIDNSDGLLFSLYLISEKSKVALNVDKDKIPVSRELKRLFGEKAEVLALTGGEDYNLIFTFPENLKEKVEKIPSVSIIGRVESGEGVYLNGEKVEPTGFDHFGGA is encoded by the coding sequence TTGAAAGAGTTTGAACTTATAGAAAAGATTACAGCTATCTTCCCGCAGAAGGCAGATATAGGGATAGGGGATGATACGGCGGCTGTTAAAACGGATAACGGTTATTTGCTCTTTACCGTTGATACAATTACAGCCAATACTCACTACAGGAAAAGCTGGGAAAAAAAATTTAAAAAGCTTTACTTTTCTCTTGGGTGGAAGCTTTTAGCAATTTCTGTAAGTGATGTTGCTTCAATGGGAGGTGTTCCTGAATTTGCTCTTCTGTCTTTCTGTCTGGAAAAGAATTTTTCACAGGAGAAGGTTCTGGAGCTTTCAAAAGGTCTTTCAAAAGCTGCCAGCCGTTACGGAGTGAGTATAATCGGCGGAGATACTGTAAAGGGGGATTCGGAAGTGTTTTCCCTTACGTTGACAGGAAAAGCTTATGCTTTAATGACAAGAGATTGTGCTGTGCCTGGAGACCTTGTGGGTGTGATAGGCACCCCTGGTGATGCCGCTGGTGGACTTTATCTTATTGAAAACAGAAATCCTCCATTTTCAGAAGAGGAGGAAAGACTCCTGAAAAAATTTTTCTTTCCGGAACCTTCACCTGAAACTGGAAAACTCCTTGTTAAAATTGGAGTAAAATGCTGCATTGACAACAGTGATGGCCTTTTGTTTTCTCTTTACTTAATATCAGAAAAGAGCAAAGTGGCTTTGAATGTTGATAAAGACAAAATTCCCGTTTCCAGAGAGCTTAAAAGATTATTTGGTGAAAAAGCAGAAGTGCTTGCACTTACAGGTGGAGAGGATTACAACCTTATATTCACGTTTCCTGAAAATCTTAAAGAGAAAGTTGAAAAAATTCCGTCAGTGAGTATAATCGGCAGGGTGGAAAGCGGAGAAGGTGTTTATCTTAACGGTGAGAAAGTTGAACCGACAGGATTTGACCATTTTGGAGGAGCTTAA
- a CDS encoding undecaprenyl-diphosphate phosphatase — MTIFEAIILGIIEGITEFLPISSTGHMIIASTFMGLEQNQFQQTFEVVIQLGAILAVVLIYFEKLKTDFELWKKLIVAFIPTGILGLLFHKIIEEKLFNPVVVSISLIVWGIIFIVIEKMYKEKEHSIHKPEDISYIKSIFMGLFQSLAMVPGTSRSGATITGGLILGMDRVTATEFSFLLAIPTMGAATGLQLVKNYHTLNFENLTVLIVGFITAFIFAYISVKWLLRFVKTHTFVPFGIYRIILGCIVLALLALK; from the coding sequence ATGACAATATTTGAAGCAATAATTCTTGGAATAATTGAAGGAATTACTGAGTTTCTTCCAATATCTTCAACAGGGCACATGATAATAGCTTCCACCTTTATGGGGCTTGAGCAGAATCAGTTTCAGCAGACTTTTGAGGTGGTGATACAGCTTGGAGCGATTCTTGCAGTTGTTCTTATCTATTTTGAGAAACTAAAAACAGATTTTGAGCTCTGGAAAAAGTTGATAGTTGCATTTATACCAACAGGCATTCTGGGTCTTCTGTTTCATAAAATCATAGAAGAGAAACTGTTTAATCCTGTTGTTGTAAGTATCTCTCTCATTGTATGGGGTATCATTTTTATCGTTATAGAGAAAATGTATAAAGAGAAGGAGCACTCTATCCATAAGCCGGAGGATATCAGTTATATAAAATCTATATTTATGGGGCTTTTTCAATCCCTTGCAATGGTTCCGGGAACTTCCCGTTCAGGAGCCACCATAACAGGCGGTTTAATCCTTGGGATGGACAGGGTGACAGCTACGGAATTTTCCTTTCTTCTTGCAATTCCTACGATGGGAGCGGCTACAGGGCTTCAGCTTGTGAAAAACTATCATACTCTGAATTTTGAAAATTTAACCGTTCTTATTGTTGGATTTATCACGGCGTTTATCTTTGCGTATATCTCTGTAAAGTGGCTTTTAAGGTTTGTTAAAACTCACACCTTTGTGCCTTTTGGAATTTACAGAATAATTTTAGGCTGCATTGTGCTTGCTTTACTTGCGCTGAAGTGA
- a CDS encoding BMP family lipoprotein produces the protein MRRFLIGFMVFMAAFFSFSSAKAEFRFGLLLVGPYNDHGWSQAHYEAGKELERELKGVKMIYIDKVNPADRPGITIPELVDDLADKGVKLIIANSDDMKDGIREAALEHPEIYFIHISGDDALTGKAPKNLSNLMGKMIYGKMMAGFVAGMTTKTGKIGYLGPLINDETRRLAVAAYLGARYAWVNVLHKDPKKLKFKVNWIGFWFNIPGVTADPTQVSKNFFNEGYDVVISGIDTTEALVVAGQMRKKGKEVWAIPYDYKGACKIAPDACLGVPYFNWKPGYKHFIEMAKSGKWKQEWLWLGPDWKDINNPETSSVGFVTGPALKPSVKKKLDKFIKGLADGKIQLFKGPLYYQDGTVFLKPGEVATDKQIWYMKKLLKGMEGQSAAK, from the coding sequence ATGAGGCGATTTTTAATCGGCTTTATGGTATTTATGGCAGCTTTCTTTTCATTCTCATCTGCCAAGGCTGAGTTTAGATTTGGGCTTTTGCTTGTCGGTCCTTACAACGACCACGGATGGAGTCAGGCTCACTATGAAGCTGGAAAAGAGCTTGAGAGAGAGCTTAAAGGCGTAAAGATGATTTACATTGATAAGGTTAATCCTGCTGACAGACCGGGAATTACAATTCCTGAACTTGTTGATGACCTTGCGGATAAGGGAGTTAAGCTGATAATAGCAAACTCTGATGATATGAAAGATGGAATTAGGGAAGCTGCTCTTGAGCATCCTGAAATCTACTTTATCCATATCTCCGGAGATGATGCTCTTACTGGGAAAGCTCCTAAAAACCTTTCAAATCTCATGGGTAAGATGATTTACGGCAAAATGATGGCGGGATTTGTTGCTGGAATGACAACAAAAACCGGAAAAATAGGGTATCTCGGTCCACTTATTAACGATGAAACAAGAAGACTTGCAGTTGCTGCGTATCTTGGTGCAAGGTATGCGTGGGTTAATGTTCTCCATAAAGACCCTAAAAAGTTGAAGTTTAAAGTAAACTGGATAGGGTTCTGGTTTAACATTCCTGGTGTTACTGCTGACCCTACACAGGTAAGTAAAAACTTCTTTAATGAAGGATACGATGTTGTGATTTCCGGAATTGATACAACAGAAGCTCTTGTTGTAGCCGGTCAGATGAGAAAGAAGGGAAAAGAGGTATGGGCGATTCCTTATGATTACAAAGGTGCCTGCAAAATAGCTCCAGATGCGTGTCTTGGAGTCCCCTATTTTAACTGGAAACCGGGATACAAGCATTTTATAGAGATGGCAAAAAGTGGCAAATGGAAGCAGGAGTGGCTCTGGCTTGGCCCTGACTGGAAAGACATAAACAATCCTGAAACAAGTTCTGTTGGTTTTGTTACAGGCCCTGCTTTAAAACCTTCAGTGAAGAAGAAACTAGATAAGTTTATTAAAGGTCTTGCTGATGGAAAAATCCAGCTTTTCAAAGGTCCTTTATACTATCAGGATGGAACTGTTTTTCTTAAGCCTGGTGAAGTGGCAACGGATAAACAGATTTGGTATATGAAAAAACTTCTCAAAGGTATGGAAGGGCAGAGCGCTGCAAAATAA
- a CDS encoding ABC transporter ATP-binding protein: protein MEIRFENVHKYFGKVHANKGITFTVKAGTIHGLIGENGAGKSTLMKILAGFISKSSGKIYLDGKEVNFSSPAEATGFGIGMLYQEPCDFPTMTVIENFMVGVSKEWKVDEGKYRKILKEKSEKLGFSIDPDKPVGLLTVGERQQLEIIRLLTLGVKTLILDEPTTGISKKQKETLFNALRQLAKEGKSIILISHKLQDVEVICDRVTVLREGKVAGEMERPFNREKLLEMMFGKKPPEIKDETVVPGETILKFENVYAHGGRAGLKNLNLEIKEKEIIGLAGLEGSGQEVFLRVAAGLIRPYKGKVRKNRKIFRNKLSEKVFLPASRLEEGLFPSLTLLEHYALGFFKNYFIIPWAKAREKGKKLIEKFKIKGSLEDKAASLSGGNQQRLLISLIKKDTKLLLLEQPTRGLDTESSVWMWEHFKEFAKKGSAIVFTSPELDEIFSVATKIVVFFNGRVVLSKPKEETSQEEVAAAIAGNVEGAEVEH from the coding sequence ATGGAAATAAGATTTGAGAACGTTCATAAATACTTTGGTAAGGTTCACGCAAATAAAGGGATAACTTTCACTGTAAAAGCTGGAACGATTCACGGATTGATAGGAGAAAACGGAGCCGGCAAGAGCACATTGATGAAGATTCTTGCCGGCTTTATTTCTAAAAGCTCAGGGAAAATATATCTTGACGGTAAAGAGGTAAACTTCTCTTCCCCAGCAGAAGCTACCGGGTTTGGTATAGGAATGCTTTATCAGGAACCCTGCGATTTTCCTACCATGACAGTTATTGAAAACTTTATGGTAGGAGTTTCAAAAGAGTGGAAAGTTGATGAGGGAAAGTATAGAAAAATTCTTAAAGAGAAAAGTGAAAAACTTGGATTTTCCATAGACCCTGATAAGCCGGTAGGGCTTTTAACAGTTGGAGAAAGACAGCAGCTTGAGATCATCAGGCTTTTAACTCTCGGTGTAAAGACTTTGATTCTTGACGAACCCACTACAGGAATATCAAAAAAGCAGAAAGAGACCCTGTTTAACGCTTTAAGGCAACTTGCAAAAGAAGGGAAATCTATAATCCTTATTTCTCATAAGCTTCAAGATGTGGAAGTGATATGTGATAGAGTTACCGTTTTAAGAGAGGGTAAAGTTGCAGGTGAAATGGAAAGACCCTTTAACAGGGAAAAACTTCTTGAAATGATGTTTGGTAAAAAGCCACCAGAGATTAAAGATGAAACGGTAGTTCCTGGAGAAACAATATTAAAATTTGAGAATGTTTACGCCCACGGAGGCAGAGCTGGATTAAAAAATTTAAATCTTGAAATAAAAGAGAAGGAAATTATAGGTCTTGCCGGTCTTGAAGGGAGCGGTCAGGAGGTTTTTTTAAGGGTAGCTGCAGGTCTTATACGACCTTATAAGGGAAAAGTAAGGAAAAATAGGAAAATTTTCAGAAATAAATTAAGTGAGAAAGTTTTTCTTCCAGCTTCAAGGCTTGAAGAGGGGCTTTTCCCATCACTAACCCTTCTTGAGCATTACGCCCTTGGATTTTTTAAAAACTACTTTATAATCCCGTGGGCAAAAGCGAGAGAGAAAGGAAAGAAACTTATAGAAAAATTTAAAATTAAAGGAAGTCTTGAGGATAAAGCTGCTTCTTTATCAGGCGGAAATCAGCAGAGGCTTCTTATTTCCCTTATAAAAAAAGACACAAAACTTTTATTACTTGAACAGCCGACAAGAGGGCTTGATACTGAATCATCAGTATGGATGTGGGAACATTTTAAAGAGTTTGCAAAAAAAGGTTCTGCAATAGTTTTCACATCTCCCGAGCTTGATGAGATTTTCTCTGTGGCAACGAAAATAGTGGTTTTCTTTAACGGCAGGGTTGTTCTTTCAAAGCCTAAAGAGGAAACTTCTCAGGAAGAAGTTGCGGCGGCAATTGCAGGAAATGTTGAAGGAGCTGAAGTTGAACACTAA
- a CDS encoding ABC transporter permease: MNTKIVTSDGIKLYRKLKRKERIKELLKPIVRIGVVILSVFLITTLLLLAIGVNPFEVYTLLLKGALGSKYRIARVLNVWIPLTLCACGLLYTFSLGLWNIGIEGQIMLGAVGATAAFKWLYPQFPAKYVLMAGFLAAVLFAGIWALLAGILKTKGGVNEIFAGLGLNFVAQGLILWLIFGPWKRPGIASMSGTEPFSRELWLSVIRGFKVAPAGLIMAVVFFLFTVFVFKYTRLGLFFKAIGDNPTAGTLFGISVNRYSLLAMFFAGSAAGMAGFFQTAGVYHRLIPAISSNYGYLALLVVMLANFKYWPVPFIAFFFACLNVGSIQLPMVLKIDSSLSGIIQGLSVLVFLIVYNFQKLGERKK; this comes from the coding sequence TTGAACACTAAAATCGTTACTTCTGATGGGATAAAGCTTTATAGAAAGTTGAAAAGAAAGGAGCGGATAAAGGAACTCTTAAAGCCTATTGTAAGAATAGGTGTTGTGATTCTGTCCGTTTTTCTGATTACAACTTTGCTCCTTCTTGCTATTGGAGTTAATCCTTTTGAGGTTTACACCCTACTTTTAAAGGGGGCACTTGGCTCAAAATATAGAATTGCAAGGGTTTTAAATGTATGGATTCCTTTAACCCTGTGTGCATGCGGTCTTTTATATACCTTTTCACTTGGTTTGTGGAATATAGGCATTGAAGGGCAGATAATGCTCGGTGCTGTGGGAGCAACTGCAGCTTTTAAGTGGCTCTATCCTCAATTTCCAGCAAAATATGTTCTTATGGCTGGGTTTTTAGCCGCTGTTCTTTTTGCAGGAATTTGGGCGCTGCTTGCCGGTATTTTAAAGACGAAAGGTGGTGTTAACGAGATTTTTGCAGGTCTTGGATTGAACTTTGTGGCTCAGGGTCTTATACTCTGGCTTATTTTTGGACCGTGGAAAAGGCCGGGTATTGCTTCTATGAGTGGAACAGAACCTTTCAGTAGAGAGCTCTGGCTCAGTGTAATAAGAGGGTTTAAAGTTGCTCCGGCTGGCTTAATTATGGCAGTGGTATTCTTTCTTTTTACTGTTTTCGTTTTTAAATATACAAGGCTCGGACTGTTTTTTAAAGCTATAGGGGATAATCCGACTGCTGGAACACTTTTTGGAATATCTGTTAACCGTTACAGTTTACTTGCAATGTTTTTTGCCGGTTCTGCTGCCGGTATGGCAGGTTTTTTTCAAACGGCAGGAGTTTACCACAGACTTATTCCTGCCATATCAAGTAATTACGGTTATCTTGCTCTGCTTGTTGTTATGCTTGCAAACTTTAAGTATTGGCCGGTTCCGTTTATTGCTTTCTTTTTTGCGTGTCTTAACGTAGGCAGTATTCAGCTTCCTATGGTTTTGAAGATAGATTCCTCTTTAAGTGGTATTATTCAGGGTTTGTCTGTTCTTGTGTTCCTTATAGTTTATAACTTCCAGAAATTAGGAGAAAGGAAAAAGTAA
- a CDS encoding ABC transporter permease, whose amino-acid sequence MAVDYSTVMATIVSGAAPLIFASLGETVTERGGVINLSLDGTILLSAMTGFAVAFKTGNVFYGFLAAGIVGAVVAGVVAGSTLFLRVSQVAVGFVLALMCKDLAYFLGNPFSRIQGPQLSYMPIPLLEKIPVIGKIFFQQNVMVYLSYILIFLVWFFLYKTRFGLMLRCSGENPEAAFTRGIPAEKLKFIFTLVGGFLVGLAGALYSLSVKPGWGRPQGAEGIGWIALAIVIFGGWEPFKVALGCYLFSFLQIAGILLQDRFPSVPAQVFQVAPFPLMIFMLLVINFFNKKEVQEKAQTNRFLRILSKIFKATPPASLGKVFYRS is encoded by the coding sequence ATGGCTGTGGATTATTCAACCGTTATGGCAACAATTGTAAGTGGAGCGGCTCCTTTAATATTTGCATCTCTTGGAGAGACAGTTACAGAAAGAGGAGGAGTTATTAACCTTTCTCTTGACGGGACGATACTGCTTTCGGCAATGACAGGATTTGCTGTTGCCTTTAAAACCGGAAATGTATTTTACGGTTTTTTAGCTGCTGGAATTGTTGGTGCAGTTGTTGCAGGAGTGGTTGCCGGGTCAACTCTGTTTTTAAGGGTATCTCAGGTTGCCGTGGGTTTTGTTCTTGCCCTTATGTGTAAGGATCTTGCATACTTTCTTGGAAATCCTTTCAGCAGGATTCAGGGTCCCCAGCTTTCTTATATGCCGATTCCTTTGCTTGAAAAGATTCCTGTAATAGGAAAAATATTTTTTCAGCAGAACGTGATGGTTTACTTAAGTTATATTCTGATTTTTCTTGTCTGGTTTTTCCTTTATAAAACCAGATTTGGCTTAATGTTAAGATGTAGCGGTGAAAACCCTGAAGCTGCCTTCACAAGGGGAATACCGGCAGAGAAATTAAAGTTTATATTTACTCTGGTAGGCGGTTTTTTGGTGGGGCTTGCTGGAGCTCTTTATTCTTTGAGTGTTAAACCGGGATGGGGAAGACCGCAGGGCGCTGAAGGAATAGGCTGGATTGCCCTTGCTATTGTTATTTTCGGCGGTTGGGAACCTTTCAAGGTTGCTCTTGGATGTTATCTTTTCAGTTTCCTTCAAATTGCAGGCATACTTCTTCAGGACAGATTTCCGTCTGTTCCGGCGCAGGTTTTTCAGGTGGCTCCTTTTCCGCTGATGATTTTTATGCTTCTGGTAATAAACTTTTTCAATAAAAAAGAGGTTCAAGAAAAGGCTCAGACAAATAGATTTTTGAGGATTCTTTCAAAGATATTTAAAGCCACTCCTCCAGCATCTCTTGGAAAAGTGTTTTACAGAAGCTGA
- a CDS encoding nucleotidyltransferase family protein: MKEEILMKLKGLKKKLREVYGIEEIAVFGSVARGECTENSDVDIVILKMKKKMVLKLLVPEIS; the protein is encoded by the coding sequence GTGAAAGAAGAGATTTTGATGAAGCTCAAGGGTTTAAAAAAGAAACTCAGGGAAGTTTATGGAATAGAAGAGATAGCAGTTTTTGGTTCTGTAGCAAGGGGTGAATGCACTGAAAATAGTGATGTTGATATAGTTATTCTAAAAATGAAGAAAAAAATGGTTTTAAAATTGCTGGTGCCAGAAATTTCCTGA